The sequence CACTCGTAATCTTAAGTGCTTTTGTCGCTGCTTCTACTTTTGCCGGATCATTCCACAAAATAGCTGAGCACCCCTCAGGAGAGATAACACTAAACACCGAGTAACGCATCATTGCTAGACGATCAGCCACACCGATAGCCAATGCTCCACCACTTCCACCCTCACCAATAACTACCGAGATACTAATGGTATTAAGATTTGAGAGTTCTAATAAATTACGGGCAATCGCTTCACTTTGATTACGCTCTTCTGCACCAAGTCCAGGATAGGCGCCCGGAGTGTCGATTAACATAAGAAGAGGGATTTTAAACTTTTCAGCCATTTTTGCCATACGCAATGCCTTACGGTACCCTTCCGGATTTGGCATACCAAAATTACGCTTAAGTTTATTTTTGGTTCCGCGCCCTTTTTGTTCACCAATAATCATAACACGCTCATCACCAATCATCCCAAGATAACAGATAATAGAGAGATCATCACGAAAATGGCGATCTCCATGTAGCTCATATTTGGTATCAAACAGGGCATTTATATAATCAAGCGCATATGGGCGATCGGCATGACGTGCTAGCTGAAGCTCTTGATAGGGAGAGAGATTACTGTAGGTTTGCAGAACCTCTTTGTCTAAATCTTGCTTGAGAATATTAACGGCATGGTGATCATAACGAACCTCTGCTGCAATAATATCCTCTTGGATTTGACAAATTTTTTGTTCAAAATCGAGA comes from Sulfuricurvum sp. and encodes:
- the accA gene encoding acetyl-CoA carboxylase carboxyl transferase subunit alpha, with protein sequence MATYLDFEQKICQIQEDIIAAEVRYDHHAVNILKQDLDKEVLQTYSNLSPYQELQLARHADRPYALDYINALFDTKYELHGDRHFRDDLSIICYLGMIGDERVMIIGEQKGRGTKNKLKRNFGMPNPEGYRKALRMAKMAEKFKIPLLMLIDTPGAYPGLGAEERNQSEAIARNLLELSNLNTISISVVIGEGGSGGALAIGVADRLAMMRYSVFSVISPEGCSAILWNDPAKVEAATKALKITSEDLKSLDLIDDVIDEPLIGAHRDKAGAVTAVKEYFLSQVKELRKLSDAERLEKRYNRLVGVGQFSE